A window of Vibrio ishigakensis contains these coding sequences:
- a CDS encoding 4a-hydroxytetrahydrobiopterin dehydratase, which yields MKNVLNDEEVLIELTRLNENSSLTWELKKEKLFTSIKFNSFIEAFGFLTQVALCSEKLNHHPEIYNSYAKVDLSLTTHEVGSLTSLDFKLASDISKFL from the coding sequence ATGAAAAACGTATTAAATGATGAAGAAGTACTAATTGAACTCACCCGCCTCAATGAGAACTCGTCTTTAACTTGGGAGCTAAAAAAAGAAAAATTATTTACTTCCATCAAGTTCAACTCGTTCATCGAAGCATTTGGCTTTCTCACTCAAGTTGCCCTCTGCTCTGAGAAACTCAACCATCATCCCGAAATTTACAATTCGTACGCCAAGGTTGACTTGTCACTAACGACACATGAGGTAGGAAGCTTAACGAGTCTCGACTTTAAGCTTGCCAGCGACATATCAAAATTCCTTTAG
- a CDS encoding DUF4144 domain-containing protein, which yields MILWPCIFKLEGDSELIYLDSERHLKTELDDLIWYKTDWLIDSNGHCFTILAKGGEYIFEAEEKRFSLAAVTQLIQEHEFAKAEMCLTKIQFSSIQQAIESLSQEL from the coding sequence TTGATTCTTTGGCCATGTATTTTCAAATTAGAAGGTGACTCTGAGCTAATTTACTTAGACTCAGAACGTCACCTAAAAACCGAGCTAGATGACTTAATTTGGTATAAAACAGACTGGCTCATAGATAGTAATGGACATTGCTTTACCATCTTAGCTAAGGGAGGTGAGTATATATTTGAGGCAGAAGAGAAACGGTTCTCTCTAGCCGCAGTAACTCAACTGATCCAAGAACATGAGTTTGCAAAGGCCGAAATGTGCTTAACCAAAATACAGTTTTCATCCATACAACAAGCCATAGAATCGCTCTCGCAAGAACTATAA
- a CDS encoding GNAT family N-acetyltransferase → MCDDKLGIRRLSHGDEELARLAIKELLPRNEGDLQTSTTKHLHSFLSNTNNILILATYDDKPIGFLTAYIMPRLERTAHMAYFYEIEVSPNFRKKRIGTHMVNLLKEQLRNQGVSSCWVGTNIDNKAALSLYESTGAKREPELFHELWYENLT, encoded by the coding sequence ATGTGTGACGATAAATTAGGTATTAGGCGACTAAGCCATGGCGATGAAGAGCTTGCACGACTAGCAATAAAGGAGCTTCTTCCAAGAAACGAAGGCGATCTGCAGACTTCAACCACGAAACATTTACATAGCTTCCTGTCTAACACCAACAACATATTGATACTTGCAACATACGACGATAAACCTATCGGATTTCTGACTGCCTACATAATGCCAAGACTGGAACGAACCGCACACATGGCCTATTTCTATGAGATAGAAGTAAGCCCAAACTTTCGTAAAAAAAGAATCGGCACTCACATGGTTAACTTGCTAAAAGAACAGTTACGCAATCAAGGAGTATCAAGTTGCTGGGTCGGTACTAACATCGATAACAAAGCAGCATTATCACTATATGAATCTACGGGTGCAAAACGTGAGCCAGAGTTATTTCACGAACTGTGGTACGAGAACCTCACGTAA
- a CDS encoding LacI family DNA-binding transcriptional regulator: MSSPINIKKVAELAGVSVASVSRTINGKGGVGEATRQKVLDTCKALNYNPSLTARKLSSGKDVTVAILLSSNDSQLSPYVTLFYNHMLEMLQRKGLVAEIVYHEDVDSVKDKASSCIVLAANENDHRLESLRRQGIPFVNVGKKINGWWVAPDEFMGIRQLTLDLINRGKKRIAFVVAKDTESAEQNSRHQGYTSALESAGLPPHTIEFVGNHFQGMHVCSYFYRNLHLLEEYDALVCNSDEIALGVLEVIKHQPLNVPKDIAVTGFDDLPLVSGELTTIKQNLGHIAEKTIESLELAKKGDEAFGVISQVEVLNRKTS; encoded by the coding sequence ATGAGCAGTCCAATAAATATAAAGAAAGTCGCCGAACTGGCTGGGGTCTCGGTAGCATCTGTCAGCAGAACCATAAATGGTAAAGGTGGTGTCGGTGAAGCTACCAGACAAAAGGTGCTCGACACCTGCAAAGCGTTAAACTACAACCCTAGCCTCACCGCCAGAAAACTCTCTAGTGGCAAGGACGTCACCGTTGCAATCCTGCTCTCGAGCAACGACTCGCAACTCTCGCCCTATGTCACCCTCTTCTATAATCATATGTTGGAGATGCTGCAACGTAAGGGATTGGTTGCAGAAATTGTCTATCACGAAGATGTAGATTCAGTAAAAGACAAGGCGTCGAGCTGCATTGTATTAGCGGCTAATGAGAACGATCACAGACTGGAAAGCCTGCGCAGACAAGGCATTCCATTTGTAAATGTAGGTAAGAAGATCAATGGCTGGTGGGTCGCACCCGATGAATTTATGGGGATAAGACAACTCACCCTAGATCTGATTAACCGTGGCAAGAAACGTATTGCTTTTGTAGTGGCGAAAGACACGGAATCCGCAGAGCAAAATAGCCGTCACCAAGGCTACACCAGTGCCCTAGAAAGTGCCGGCCTGCCCCCCCACACCATTGAATTTGTAGGCAATCATTTCCAAGGGATGCACGTCTGCTCCTACTTCTATCGTAACCTGCATCTACTAGAAGAATACGATGCGTTAGTGTGTAACAGCGATGAGATAGCCCTTGGCGTACTCGAGGTAATCAAACATCAACCTTTAAACGTTCCAAAAGATATCGCGGTGACGGGTTTCGATGATCTTCCTTTGGTATCGGGTGAGCTCACTACTATCAAACAGAATTTGGGACATATTGCCGAGAAGACGATTGAGAGCTTAGAGTTAGCTAAGAAAGGCGACGAAGCATTCGGGGTGATTAGTCAGGTTGAGGTGCTTAATCGTAAGACGAGTTGA